Proteins from a single region of Mytilus trossulus isolate FHL-02 chromosome 2, PNRI_Mtr1.1.1.hap1, whole genome shotgun sequence:
- the LOC134706284 gene encoding acyl-CoA-binding protein-like — MSAEFNKAAEEVKNLKTKPSNDDMLIIYGLFKQANVGDVNTARPGMLDLTGKAKWDAWEKQKGKSKEDAEKEYISKVSEMKGTYGF; from the exons ATGTCTGCG gAATTCAATAAAGCAGCAGAGGAAGTGAAGAATTTGAAAACCAAACCAAGCAATGATGACATGTTAATAATATACGGCTTATTTAAACAGGCAAATGTAGGCGACGTTAACACAG CACGACCAGGAATGCTAGATCTTACAGGAAAGGCTAAATGGGACGCTTGGGAGAAACAAAAAG GTAAATCCAAGGAGGATGCAGAGAAGGAGTACATTAGCAAAGTATCAGAAATGAAAGGCACCTATGGATTTTAA